ATTTCCTCATCATATTCAGGGTCAGCAGTATTGCGACCAATATCAGTACAGTACTTTTTTCTTGCCTTTTCGGATTGTGAAGCAAGTTGTTTACGTTTTAAATCTGGATCATCAGGCCAATTTTGATCTTCTTGTTGAAGAACAACCCGCTTTCCAGGCTCTGGCAAGTGAGCCGCAGGCGGCAAAACCAATCCAGTACGCTGTTTAACTTTAGGGGTTTTCTGCTTCTTAGTTAAGCTACCAGCAATGCCAGCAGCTTCAAAAAGAGCCCCTTCAAGAACCACATCATCGGAACTACAAGCGCCAACTGTAATGAGAAGACCAAATAAGAGTGTTAATTTTAAAAGGAGATTAGAAAGAGCCTTCAAACAGAAAGATCCATTAAAAATATGACAAAATTTCCCCAAATTCAGCATAAATCAGCCCTTTAACACCCTAATATTGATATAGAAATCAATTCATCTTGCAAAATCATATGATAAAATCAAACAAAACACAAAACAAGCTCAAAACTTGTCTCTGATATCTTCTTGTTTCAACTCATAAAAGTCATTTAAGGCCTTTTTACGATGGTAATCGTTATAAACGATCACAAAGAAGCTATTAACCAGTTTCAACATTAACATTCTTTGCTGTTTTTGGCTCAATAAATATCAAATGATAAAACAATAATGCGGCCCCAAAAACAATCGCAACATCGGCGATATTAAAAATATACCAATTATAGCCAAAAGCATGCAGCAATACGAAATCAGCCACAGCCTCGTATATCACACGATCCACAGCATTGCCAGCAGCCCCGCCTATAATAAGTCCAATTCCCAAAACTAAAATCGGGCACAAAGCCCTCGCTAACCAAAGAAAAAATCCAATCATGGCAACAAGTGAAAAACTAATGAGAAGCCAACGCCCTAAATCACTATCTTGCGCCAATAGCCCATAAGATACCCCTTTATTCCACGCCATGGTTAAATCCATAAAAGATGTAACTTTATAAGAGCACAAATAAGCTTTAGCAAAATTCAAAGGGTCACACCCCGTTTGAGGCCAGAAAATCTGAACAATCCAATATTTTGAAAGCTGGTCGAGCACAAACGTAATCAAAGCAACCAACACACCAAAAATTGAATAACGGCCCCAAACAGAAAGTGTCATCAATCAAATTCCTAACTAGAGCACTTCCGGAAAAGTGTTACGCGGTTTTCCGATAAGAAGTGCGTAAAAACAAAGAATTTAGAGCATTCCAATATTATAAAATAAAAGAGAAATGCTCTAAATGAGAGCAAACGTACTTCAAATTAAACTCAAAGTGCGTCAAATTCACGAACAGCTTTTGCATCGCGTGCACTTAGAGCTGGAAATTCAGGATCAGAGCCCACATCTTCCGTCACGCGCCAAGAACGAGCACACTTCTCACCAACAGCCATTTTAGGAACAACACCAACGCCTGCAACATCATCCAATGTGAAAGCATCAGCCGGGACATCACCTTGCGTTAGAAGCGCTCCAGAGGTAATAGCGATCTCAGCCCAATCTTGGTCTTTTACAACCTCATAAAGCTCTGCATCAGCAATGAAAATTTCTGGCGCTGACTCTAAACTCGAGCCAATGCGTTTCTCGCGCCGCTCAACTTCAAGCGCACCGGTTACAACCCGGCGCACCATCCGCACCTTTTCCCACCTCGAAGCCAACTCAGCGTCAGCCCAGTTAGAAGAGATTTCAGGAAAATCTCTCAGGTGTACAGAGTTTGCATCATCTTCAGTCCGAGATTGCCAAACTTCTTCCATCGTAAAAACAAGAATTGGCGCAAGCCAAGCGGTCAAACAATCAAACAATTCATTGAGAACAGTCAGCGAAGCCCGTCGCGCATGAGAAGAATGCGCTTCGCAATAAAGCGTGTCTTTACGGATATCAAAATAAAAGGCTGAAAGCTCAACCGTACAAAATTGAAAAATCGCATGAAACGCTTTTTTAAATTCATAAGTTTCATAAGAATTGCGAACCAAAGCATCCATCTCGGTTAACCGGTGCAACATTACCCGCTCTAACTCAGGCATATCCGCAGTCTCAACCTTTAGGGTCTCATCATAATGATGCAGGTTGCCAAGCAGAAAACGTAATGTATTGCGAAGCTTGCGGTAAGACTCAACACTGGTCTTAATCATCTCATCACCAATGCGCTGGTCTTCCCAATAATCGGTTGACGCGACCCAAAGACGCAAAATATCAGCACCATATTGCTGAATGATTTTTTGCGGAGCAACTGCATTACCAAGAGACTTCGATTGTTTCTTACCATTCGCGTCGAGTGTAAACCCGTGCGTTAAAACTGCTTTGTAAGGCGCACGCCCCCGCGTCCCGCAGCTCTCTAACAACGACGATTGGAACCAACCACGATGTTGGTCAGACCCCTCTAAATAAAGATCAGCTGGAGAACGTAAATTCTCACGACCTTCTAGAACAAATGCATGGGTCGAGCCACTATCAAACCAAACATCAAGAATATCCATCACTTGATCCCAGTCACTTACATTCTCAACCAGGCCATCAAGATACGCCTCTTTAGAGCCGGCCTCAAACCAGGCATCAGCACCGTTCGCTTCAAAGCTCTCTTCAATTCGTTTGATCAAAGCGTCTGAATTCTCAAAATCAGCACTTGGGATAACAGCCCCAGTTTCTTTATTTGTAAAAATACAAATCGGCACACCCCAGGCACGTTGCCGTGAAATCACCCAATCAGGCCGGTTCTCAACCATGGCCTTCAAACGGTTGCGTCCTGTATCAGGCACGAATTGCGTCTCTTCAATGGCTTGAAGTGCTCGATCACGAATAGAACGTGCTTCACCCGCTCCTTCAATTTCAATTGGTTTATCAATGGCAATGAACCATTGCGGCGTCGCCCGGAAAATCACCGGCGCTTTCGAACGCCAACTATGCGGGTAACTATGCTTGACCTTACCGCGGCCAATTAAAGCGTTTGCATTAACAAGCTCTTCAATCACGCGTTTGTTCGCATTACCAAACTTACCCTTTTGGTTGATAACAAGCGCAGGTTCATCCCCACCAAAAAGTGGTACATCGGCATGATACAAACCATCAGGGCGTACCGTTTGCGGCACACCATCAATGCCAGCATCTCTAAAGGCCCGTTGGTTCGAGAGATAAAGACCATAGTCATCAGCGCCGTGCCCCGGAGCAATATGCACAAAACCAGTACCAGCATCTTCAGTTACGAAGTCACCCGCATAAAGCCTCACTTGGAACTCATAGCCCTGCCCTCTAAACGGGTGAGCACATTCCTCAATCAAACTTGGGTCAACATCTTGGCAGCGCTCAAAGCCTTCAACATTAGCTGACGCCAAAACCTGCTCAGCTAAAGCATCACAAAGAAGAAATTTTTCACCAACCTTGGCCCAATTATCCTCAGCCGCCTCAGTCACTTCATAAAGGCCATAAGACATGTGCTTACCAAAAGCCACTGCACGGTTACCAGGAATGGTCCAAGGCGTTGTTGTCCAAATCACAACATTGGCTCCAACCAGAGCGTCATCACCAGCAATCACAGGGAACTTCACAAAAATTGTTGGGCTCTCATGGTCTTCATATTCAACTTCAGCTTCAGCCAAAGCGGTCTTTTCAACCACAGACCACATCACCGGTTTAAAATCTTGATAAAGCGTGCCGTTCATTGCAAATTTCAAAAGTTCAGAGGCAATGGTTTTCTCCGCCTCAAAGGTCATGGTCTTATAACTGTTTTCCCATTCACCCTGCACACCAAGCCGTTGCATCTCAGATTTTTGAACACCAACCCACTCATCAGCAAACGCCCGGCATTCAGCGCGGAATTCATTCACAGGAATATCGTCTTTATTCTTTTGTTTTTTCCTGTATTTCTCTTCAACTTTCCACTCAATCGGCAATCCATGACAATCCCAGCCATGAACATACGGACTATCAAACCCAAGCATGTTTTGCGAGCGAGCCACGAGGTCTTTCAATGTTTTATTCAGAGCATGACCAATATGAATATTGCCGTTGGCATAAGGCGGGCCATCATGCAAAATAAACTGCGGGCGCCCCTTTCCTTTTTCTCTCAATTTTGAATAAATATCTTGGGTCTCCCAGCGCTCTAGGAATTCAGGCTCACGCTTCGGCAAGCCAGCTTTCATAGGAAAAGAAGTTTTGGGAAGAAATAAAGTCTCCCGCCAATCACGCTCATCAGCTTGTGAGCGATCAACCGTCTTATCATCAGACATCAAAATAAACCTTCAAAATTGAGAAAAGCTGCATCAGACCTCAATCTAAAGTGAGCAAAGCGCCAAATCAGACAAAGTCAGATCTAACGTTTTTTCATCCGTTCTAAAAACTGTCAAGGGAATTAACCAGAATATAGGGCCTAAACCCAATTTACAAAAGCCAATAGAAAAAACTGTAACAAAACTAAGAACCACCTTAACGAAGAAGGGAGTGTTCTCCTTCAGAGCACGTACATGGCAGCGAGAGCTGCCCGGTGCACTAGATCAGCCTGAAAGGAGCGACGGCGAGTACGGATAAGCTGATCGACAGAAATGCGCCGCCCCTCGGAGGGCCTGCCGCCTTCAGCGGCAGAACAGCCGTGAGAGAAAATAAGCAGATGCGAAGTGGGCATCTGAAGCGAATAAAAGGAGAGATCATTACCTCTCACTCAAAACCTGCTCAATAACCTTACAATCTGCATCCATTTGCGCCTTCAGAGCGTCCATATCACTAAACTTCATGTCTTCACGTACAAAATCTACAAATTCAATGGCGATGTCTTCACCATATAAATTATCATCATAATCAAAGAGAAAAACTTCTAAGACAGGCTCACTATTGTCAAAACTTGGCCGTTTACCAAAATAGGCAGCCCCTTCATAAACATTTTCTTTATGATGAACAAAAGCAGCATAAATCCCATGATGCAAATGACAGCCCTTTGAAAGAGAAATATTTGCAGTTGGAAAACCAAGTCCTTCGCCGCGCCCAGCGCCCGAAGTTACAACGCCTTCAACCTGCCAATTGCGACCTAATATACTGGCAGCGCGCTTAACTTGCCCTTCTTCCAAAGCATCACGAACAAGAGAAGATGAATAAATCAACTGCCCCGAGCCGGTTATTTCACTATTTGGCTCCTTATCATCATCAGAAGGTAAAAGACCCTCAGCATCAACAATGGTCACACCAAAGCCTAAGTCCTCACCTAACTCGCGCAAAATTTGTGGATTACCACCGCGGCCACGACCAAAAAAGAAATCATAGCCCACCACAACATGAGAAACCTTCACTCCCTCAACCAAAACTTGTGTGACAAACTCTTTTGCGCTTTTTTGCGCAAGTTCAGCGTCAAATGGCAACTCAAGAGCAAAATCCAAACCGATATTTTCAAACTCAGCTCGTTTTTGACGTGGGTTTGTGAGCATAAATAAAGGCGTATCAGGAGAAAAATATTGTCGAGGGTGAGGAGAAAAAAACATCACACCAGCTGCAGCATTGCGTTTCGCAGCAATATCAAGTGCAAAGTTAAGCACTGCTTTATGCCCCAAATGAACACCATCAAAATTTCCAATCGCAAGAACAGCCCCATTCATAGCAACTGGAAACGTCTTATAGGAAGAAAGGTCTAACATTAATAAAACTCACGCTCATGATTTTAATCACACCGAATAGAACCCAAGCGGGTCCCGCTGACGTAACAAACAACTGACACAACAAACAACTGACTAAAGTACAACACTAAGAGAACACCAAGTTCAAGCAAGGTTCAACAGCAATCAGCCGTTCACTGGTAAAAGTACGAGTGTTTTTTTAAGAAATTGAGTTTTAAAAAATTTAAGCATCACGAGGGGGGACCATCATCACCGCTTCACCACCGATGACGACACGATTATTAACAATACACGAGCAACTTAAAGTCACAACACGGCGATGAAAATTAATTTTTTCAACCTTTACTGATGACGTAACAACATCACCAATGCGAACAGGGGCACGAAAAATAAGATCTTGGTGCAAATAAATACTACCCGGTCCAGGCAATTTAGTACCCAAAACAGTTGAAATGAAACCTGCCGTTAAAAGTCCATGCGCAATCCGCCCTTTAAAGCGTGTGGTTTTGGCATATTCCTCATCAAGATGCACTGGATTGGTATCGCCGGAAATTTCAGCAAAAGCAATAATTAGCTCTTCCGTCACCTCTTTAACGAAAGATTCTTCCATTCCAATCTCAAGATCTTCAATATAATAACCACCAGTTGCAGGGTTCGTCATAATTTCATTCCTCTTTATAATTGGCGCGACACTAACCAAGCCGCTGCCAGTCATCAAGGTTATTCCGCATAAATCCTGATTAAAAAAAGAAAAATTTATCCCAAATGATGAATTTTGAGATGAAATCAAGCACAAATAGAGGAAAAAACATCATCAAAACCATAAAGTGACGCCAGAAAAATTGAAAAAATCCAACTCTCTTAATTTTTTTTACAGTATTCCCCCCGCTATTAACCTAATTTTTAGTACCTCTCGTTATTGTATAAATCTGAATGTTGGGCATTGGCAGGTCTTTGCTCACTTAAATTTTGTAAAGTGGCCCAATAGGGCGTGTTGCGTAACAGGCAGGGAAACCTGCTCTAATAGGGGAAATGGAGAGCGTAATGGCTATTGATCTTTCAATGCCAGTTCTGGTGGTTGATGATTATAAAACAATGATCCGCATCATTCGGAATCTGCTAAAACAACTTGGCTTTAGCGACATCGATGATGCTGCTGACGGAACTGAAGCATTAGCGAAAATGCAACAAAGACAGTATGGCTTGGTCATCTCAGACTGGAATATGGAGCCAATGACTGGTTATGAACTTCTAAAAGAAGTTCGTTCAGATGAAAACCTAATGAAAACACCTTTCATTATGGTAACAGCTGAATCTAAAACTGAGAACGTAATTGCTGCGAAAAAAGCAGGCGTAAACAATTATATTGTGAAGCCATTTAATGCAGCAACACTCAGCGCCAAAATCAACGCGGTTTTCGGCGAATAATAAATTCAAGGAAATGAAGGCAGACAAGTTCAAAGCCTCATTTCCTTAATTTATCTGCATTTGTATTTAGTAGCAGGAGTAAATTAACATGGCTAAAGCCAGTCAAGCCGTACCTAAACTTAGGTGCGATACATTAGGTGATGAACTCTCTAATGTTGAAAAAGATGATGCCTCTCTAGGAGAAGTCCTTCATCTTGCCCAGAGTTCAGTTGAAACTCTCAAAGAATTTCTAAACCGTTTAGATACGATCGTAGGTGATGATTTCCATCAAATCATGGATAAAATCAGCGAAACACGCGACGACATGCAACTTCTAAATACAAAAGAAGATGTTGACCCACTATCAAGCGCAGAAAATGAATTAAAATTAGTTGTTAAAGCAACCGAAGATGCAACAAACCGCATCATGGAAGCAGCTGAAACAATCATGACAGCAGATCCACAAGATCCAGCAACCTATCACACTACGGTAGAAAGCAACGTCATGGAAATTTTTGAAGCTTGTTCATTCCAGGATATTACAGGTCAACGCATCAACCGTGTTGTAGAAACATTGGATTTTGTAGATTACCGCATTCATAAAATCGCAGGCTTTCTTGGCATTGAAAACGAGAAAGAGCGCAAAGATTTTGATGAAACAGCATTCCTAGAACGCTTACAAAGAAAAGATGACCTCATCCTTCACGGCCCACAAGATGAAGCCGAAGCCGTAAGCCAAAACGATATCGACAATCTTTTCTAAGTGGCTAGCCACTGACTAGTATTATCGACTTTTAGAACACAAAAAACCTGGCACCATTCAATAATGGTCCAGGTTTTTTATTTTCATCCAAACTGTCTAAGTGCACAAATTGGCTTCGCATCAAAATCCGCAAACAGTCCATCAAGCAAAGCTTGATTAAACTCACCCCCCACATGCAAGCCGCTCGCCACAAACAGCGCATCAAACCCTGCATTGAACGCCCCTGGCATATCTGTTTTCATGCCATCTCCAATACATAAAATGCGCGACTTATCATATATCTGCTCTGGGAAAAGTTCTTTTAACCTCTTTTGTGCCAACTCATAAATAGGAAGATACGGCTTGCCCGCATAAAGCACTTCACCGCCCAGTTCTTCATAAAGCTGACCCAAAATCCCGGCGCAATAAACCAGCCGTGCCCCCCGCTCAACCTGCAAATCAGGGTTGGCACAAATCATCGGCATTCTTCGCCCAAGTGCCCCTGTCAGCATCTCACGATAATCCTCAGGCCCCTCTGTTTCATCATCAAACAATCCGGTCAGTAAAATGACATCCGCCTGTTCAAGCGGAACAGGGTTAAGGCCCGCTGTCTCAATCACAGGCAAATCGCGTAACGGCCCAAGATGGTAAAATTGCTTGCCCTCAAAAGAGCGAATAAGGTGCTGCGACACATCACCAGAAGAAACAATGCCATCATAACAACTTGCCGGCACACCAAATTCTTGCAATTGTTCTACCACCGAAAAATCTGGCCGCGGTGCATTGGTGAGCAAAATCACACGCCCACCTGTCCCATCAGCGCCGCCATTTTCACGAAACTCATGACATGCATCTATAGAGCTTTGAAACGCCGTTTCACCATTATGCATCACACCCCAAATATCACAAAACCAAACGTCATAAGATTGTGAGAGTGATGAAACAGAATTTAAGAGGGGGATCATATAGAGAGTGCTCCAAACTACGCTAATTGCAAAAGTAAATCGCACACATCAAGAACAAATCTCACCTTAAAACACAAGGCATAATTTTGAAGGGAAAATATAAACGGCTTTAAGCCGCAGCAACAGAGCTAGAACCACCATAAACTTCCGGGCGAACAGGCTTAGGCTCACAGAACAAATCACCCTGGGCAAAGTTCACATTATAATCACGCAATTGCCGCACAATAGACTCCCGCTCAACCTTATCGATTATCATTGTGATATTTAAACGATTGAGGAAATGATCTAAATCAGCTGAATGGATTTGAGCTTTTGCCCCTTCCATATTGCCAAGCAACAAAGAAGAATTAATTTTAACAAAAGCAAAACGCCGGTCTGCCAATGCCTTAAAGTCAATATCAAGACGTGTAATCTGATCGAGTGAGAAACGAAAACCCAGATTAGAAATAGCAGTCATTCGCTCAAATTCATGGGCACCAGCTTTCTCCAAAGCTTTTTGAGAAAATTCAAAAATAAGATAATCTTTCAACCACTTATTCGCTTCAATAAAATCCATAAACTCAGAAAAGAAATCCGCATCACGAAGAGAGGTCAAAGAAAGATTGCAAAAAACTGTTCGCCCTTTCCCCTTTTCAACCAAACGCTGAATCACCTGTATTGACCGCAGAATAATCTGATTATCAATGATAGGAGCAAGCTCCGCCGCTTCTGCAACAGGAATAAAATCACGCGGCAAAATCAATTGGCCAATATCGTTTCTAAGGCGTGAAAAGGCTTCATAAAACACAAGTTCTCTATCGGGTAAACCCACAATCGGTTGTAAAAACAACTCAATCCTGTTTGCTTCAATCGCTTCATTTATTGTCGCCAATAATGAATAATCACCCTTATCATCTGGAGTATTATTCGGAAGGTTAGTTGAAACTTCACTTGGAGATGAGACCTGATTTTGAACTGCAACTTGAGCCGTCAATTGCTCATTGGCAGAAGGAGCAACTGCACTTGATACAGCACTTTCCTTTTTCTCTAACTCTGCCGCAGCCGCTAACGCATCTAATGATGAAGGCGGCAAATAAGATTTGGTTTGTCGCTTATTAACGGATTTTTGTTCAGCCTGCGTCAACTCTGGATTTAAAGATGGCGGCAAAGAAGTTGGTGACAAAGCAGAAAGAGGCAAAACACCATCAGAAGGCCCCGCGTCTGAAGACATCAAAGCCTGTGGCTGAACAGCATTCACCACTCCTGCTTGTGTCAATCCAGACTGTCCCAACAAAGATTGAGATAACAAAGAAGCCTGAGACAAATCATTTTGCGCAAGTTCACGCAGATCAGGCACTTGGCGTAAACCAGTAATTGCCACCATTGCCTTTTGGGCAAAAACAGATCGATCCCCCTCACCAGAAGCACTCAACTCCTGAACAACATATTCAAGAATATCAAGTTCAGCTTTCATTAAATTATATTGCTGCCTAGAAGCATGGTCATAGCGATGCTCAAAATTTTGCAAGTGCTGACTTAACTTTTCAAACTCTTGTCCAAGAATTGTTAACTTACTATTTTGTTCAACTAGCTCTTCACGCTTAGGCTTCTCAAGGCTAAGCTTGCCTACCTTTTGCAAAACTTTCAGACGACTATCATAGTTATCCATACGGCCAATAATTGTGCCGATTGCTTTTTCAATAGCATCTTGCCCAGAAAGCAATTCATTATGCCCTTCAGCTAATAGCTCTGTGACCTGCAATTCGTTTTTTAGCTTTTTAACATCGGTCGTTAATTGAGCAAGCCGTCCTTGAACAAGACGCTTCAATCTCATCCGGGTAATTAAAAAGTGTGCAGATAATAGCCAAATGAACAAACCACCTCCAACACAAAGAGACGGGATCATTCCAAAACCAGATTGCAAATAAAGGCCAAGCGAAACCGCTGTCCCAATAAGGGCAATAATTAAGGTCACCAACACATCCTGAATGCGACTAACATCCTTAGGCGTATTGACCTCATACTCATCTTGCATATCTAGTTTAGCCATTAAATTAAAGCTGCCCAAAAAACGAATCAAAATTCTCTCATTAAACAGCTTTGCCTCATCAAACAATAACTGCAAGGGCTGCCCCTATCTGTTCACAGCTATTTTAAAAAGAGATCAATCAATCATTCGAGTAAAACTCAATCTTTAAAACAACCTTTTTATAGAGAAAACAAAAGCTTCAACTAAACTAAGACAAGATAAAATCACTACCGGAGAAACCTCACATACATGTTATTAAAAACTCAGTTTTTGTGATCCCAGTTCAAATTTAGAACTGTTATAGTCTTTCACGTGGCGATTGCACGTTCCCTCAACTCGCATCGTCACCCAATCTGACGCTGCAGGCCTATTCTCCCGATGTCGGTCTGCAGCACAAATTCCAACATTTAAAAAAACTATTCCCATCCAAAAGCCGGTTGCTTTGTGGGCAACTGAAAGCCAATAAAGAAGTCCGTAAACCTTCTTTTGTAAATAATCTGTCAGGTTCTTGCAGAGTGACGAAAGCAGGCGTAAATCTAAAGAATGAACCAACGCCATAAATTAGGGTATTTATTAACTGCACTCGTCGGACTTCCCATTTTCGCACTGGGGCTCATAGGTCTGCATGCCCTGAATACAGATTTAAGAACCTATCAACTCCAGGAAAGCAAAGAAGCAAATTTAGAGCTTACCAGATTAGATAAGCAAATTACCTCTTACCTAAAAGACTATCAAAAGTCTTTCAAAACAAACATAGAAACAGTCCATGAACAAGGTGCCTGGGCTCTAAGATGCACCTTTCAAGAATCTTGCCCCCAAAAACTAAGCAATCGCTTTATTCTCATTGTCTCTTTTGACCGGTTTGGAGATCAAATCTACCCACCGAAAGAAACAACCGGTCAGCTCTATTCAGAAATGGGAAAACTGAGAAAAATCGCTTCCTCTCTCTCTACAGCAAAAGAAAGTCTAAGTCGCCTCCCCCTACTCGACCGTAAAAACGGTGTCTGGTCCAATTACCTAACCCCCAAAGGACACAACTTGTTATATTGCTGGTTAGGGAGAAAAAACTTCACATATTGCGCAGCAATCGACAGAGCAGCCATCATCGATGAACTTGGCGTATTCCTAACATCCATTGCAAATGACCAAACTCAAAATCATATCCGGCTACTGGA
The sequence above is a segment of the Hyphomicrobiales bacterium 4NK60-0047b genome. Coding sequences within it:
- the lspA gene encoding signal peptidase II, which codes for MTLSVWGRYSIFGVLVALITFVLDQLSKYWIVQIFWPQTGCDPLNFAKAYLCSYKVTSFMDLTMAWNKGVSYGLLAQDSDLGRWLLISFSLVAMIGFFLWLARALCPILVLGIGLIIGGAAGNAVDRVIYEAVADFVLLHAFGYNWYIFNIADVAIVFGAALLFYHLIFIEPKTAKNVNVETG
- the ileS gene encoding isoleucine--tRNA ligase, producing the protein MSDDKTVDRSQADERDWRETLFLPKTSFPMKAGLPKREPEFLERWETQDIYSKLREKGKGRPQFILHDGPPYANGNIHIGHALNKTLKDLVARSQNMLGFDSPYVHGWDCHGLPIEWKVEEKYRKKQKNKDDIPVNEFRAECRAFADEWVGVQKSEMQRLGVQGEWENSYKTMTFEAEKTIASELLKFAMNGTLYQDFKPVMWSVVEKTALAEAEVEYEDHESPTIFVKFPVIAGDDALVGANVVIWTTTPWTIPGNRAVAFGKHMSYGLYEVTEAAEDNWAKVGEKFLLCDALAEQVLASANVEGFERCQDVDPSLIEECAHPFRGQGYEFQVRLYAGDFVTEDAGTGFVHIAPGHGADDYGLYLSNQRAFRDAGIDGVPQTVRPDGLYHADVPLFGGDEPALVINQKGKFGNANKRVIEELVNANALIGRGKVKHSYPHSWRSKAPVIFRATPQWFIAIDKPIEIEGAGEARSIRDRALQAIEETQFVPDTGRNRLKAMVENRPDWVISRQRAWGVPICIFTNKETGAVIPSADFENSDALIKRIEESFEANGADAWFEAGSKEAYLDGLVENVSDWDQVMDILDVWFDSGSTHAFVLEGRENLRSPADLYLEGSDQHRGWFQSSLLESCGTRGRAPYKAVLTHGFTLDANGKKQSKSLGNAVAPQKIIQQYGADILRLWVASTDYWEDQRIGDEMIKTSVESYRKLRNTLRFLLGNLHHYDETLKVETADMPELERVMLHRLTEMDALVRNSYETYEFKKAFHAIFQFCTVELSAFYFDIRKDTLYCEAHSSHARRASLTVLNELFDCLTAWLAPILVFTMEEVWQSRTEDDANSVHLRDFPEISSNWADAELASRWEKVRMVRRVVTGALEVERREKRIGSSLESAPEIFIADAELYEVVKDQDWAEIAITSGALLTQGDVPADAFTLDDVAGVGVVPKMAVGEKCARSWRVTEDVGSDPEFPALSARDAKAVREFDAL
- a CDS encoding bifunctional riboflavin kinase/FAD synthetase, producing the protein MLDLSSYKTFPVAMNGAVLAIGNFDGVHLGHKAVLNFALDIAAKRNAAAGVMFFSPHPRQYFSPDTPLFMLTNPRQKRAEFENIGLDFALELPFDAELAQKSAKEFVTQVLVEGVKVSHVVVGYDFFFGRGRGGNPQILRELGEDLGFGVTIVDAEGLLPSDDDKEPNSEITGSGQLIYSSSLVRDALEEGQVKRAASILGRNWQVEGVVTSGAGRGEGLGFPTANISLSKGCHLHHGIYAAFVHHKENVYEGAAYFGKRPSFDNSEPVLEVFLFDYDDNLYGEDIAIEFVDFVREDMKFSDMDALKAQMDADCKVIEQVLSER
- a CDS encoding MaoC family dehydratase; its protein translation is MTNPATGGYYIEDLEIGMEESFVKEVTEELIIAFAEISGDTNPVHLDEEYAKTTRFKGRIAHGLLTAGFISTVLGTKLPGPGSIYLHQDLIFRAPVRIGDVVTSSVKVEKINFHRRVVTLSCSCIVNNRVVIGGEAVMMVPPRDA
- a CDS encoding response regulator, with amino-acid sequence MAIDLSMPVLVVDDYKTMIRIIRNLLKQLGFSDIDDAADGTEALAKMQQRQYGLVISDWNMEPMTGYELLKEVRSDENLMKTPFIMVTAESKTENVIAAKKAGVNNYIVKPFNAATLSAKINAVFGE
- a CDS encoding TIGR01459 family HAD-type hydrolase; this encodes MIPLLNSVSSLSQSYDVWFCDIWGVMHNGETAFQSSIDACHEFRENGGADGTGGRVILLTNAPRPDFSVVEQLQEFGVPASCYDGIVSSGDVSQHLIRSFEGKQFYHLGPLRDLPVIETAGLNPVPLEQADVILLTGLFDDETEGPEDYREMLTGALGRRMPMICANPDLQVERGARLVYCAGILGQLYEELGGEVLYAGKPYLPIYELAQKRLKELFPEQIYDKSRILCIGDGMKTDMPGAFNAGFDALFVASGLHVGGEFNQALLDGLFADFDAKPICALRQFG